A genomic region of Planococcus kocurii contains the following coding sequences:
- a CDS encoding DHA2 family efflux MFS transporter permease subunit, with product MESHVHVKRPKLIAAILMLGSFIGLFGETALNMALTNIMEDFSISASTAQWLTTGYLLVLAVLVPLSAYLVRWFTTRQLIVSALVISSLGATLAAVAPSFSILLAGRLIQAIGTGIFLPLMFSVVLMIFPIQKRGSVMGIVGLVLTSGPALGPTLSGLIIQVSSWHYIFWVMIALNGFLLLGALTIENVSTISKPKIDVASLVLSTIAFGGIIYSLAALAETSLTAPLVFGPLTAGFIALLLFILRQLKMSQPMIDLRVFNYSMFSLGTLLMVATLFVILSVSILIPIYLKSVLAYSSIAAGLLMLPANLLNILMAPIVGSSFDRVGARLYTRVGFAFMTVAAIAFIVILSATTPVWQIIAALCVLYLGISMAIMPAQTHAMNQLPPNLYADGSAAMNTLTQVAGAAGTAIAITLFTAGQKNYIAEFGALNPAEFLAFGTNFAFYAVLVAAIVGLIGSLFIRNNKAVN from the coding sequence ATGGAATCTCATGTACACGTAAAAAGACCGAAATTGATTGCCGCTATTTTAATGCTCGGATCCTTTATCGGGTTATTCGGCGAAACTGCATTGAATATGGCGTTGACTAATATTATGGAGGATTTTTCGATTAGCGCGAGTACCGCACAGTGGTTGACGACCGGTTATTTGTTGGTATTAGCCGTCTTAGTGCCGTTGTCTGCGTATTTGGTTCGTTGGTTTACTACACGCCAGTTGATCGTTTCAGCACTGGTTATTTCTTCACTCGGTGCGACGCTCGCTGCTGTGGCACCGAGTTTTTCAATCCTGTTAGCTGGTCGGTTGATCCAAGCCATCGGAACCGGAATTTTTTTACCGTTGATGTTCAGTGTGGTGTTAATGATCTTTCCAATTCAAAAACGAGGATCGGTAATGGGCATTGTCGGGCTAGTGCTAACGAGTGGTCCGGCTCTTGGACCTACACTAAGCGGATTAATCATCCAGGTCAGCAGCTGGCATTATATTTTCTGGGTAATGATCGCGTTAAACGGGTTTTTACTACTGGGTGCATTAACGATTGAAAATGTTTCAACGATTTCCAAACCTAAAATTGATGTGGCTTCGTTGGTATTATCCACCATCGCGTTTGGAGGAATTATTTATTCACTGGCGGCATTAGCAGAAACGTCTCTTACCGCGCCGCTCGTCTTTGGCCCATTAACTGCAGGATTTATTGCCTTGTTGCTGTTTATCCTTCGCCAGCTGAAGATGTCGCAGCCAATGATCGATTTGCGTGTCTTTAACTACTCGATGTTCTCATTAGGAACCTTGCTTATGGTTGCTACTCTTTTTGTTATTCTCTCGGTATCGATTTTAATTCCGATCTATTTGAAGAGTGTACTCGCTTACTCATCGATTGCTGCTGGTCTGTTGATGTTACCTGCTAACCTATTAAACATCCTCATGGCGCCTATCGTCGGCTCTAGCTTTGACCGTGTGGGTGCACGCCTCTACACACGTGTTGGATTTGCCTTTATGACAGTAGCGGCCATTGCGTTTATCGTTATTCTGTCAGCTACGACGCCGGTATGGCAAATCATCGCAGCGCTTTGTGTCCTGTACTTAGGGATTTCCATGGCCATCATGCCCGCACAAACCCATGCGATGAATCAGTTGCCACCAAATTTGTATGCAGATGGCTCAGCCGCTATGAATACATTGACTCAAGTTGCAGGTGCTGCTGGGACAGCGATTGCTATTACCTTGTTTACAGCCGGCCAAAAAAATTACATTGCAGAGTTTGGTGCGCTCAATCCTGCAGAATTTTTAGCGTTTGGGACAAATTTCGCGTTTTATGCGGTATTGGTAGCAGCCATCGTTGGATTAATCGGTTCTCTGTTTATTCGCAACAACAAAGCTGTAAATTAA